In the Sus scrofa isolate TJ Tabasco breed Duroc chromosome 6, Sscrofa11.1, whole genome shotgun sequence genome, one interval contains:
- the CD52 gene encoding CAMPATH-1 antigen precursor (The RefSeq protein has 1 substitution compared to this genomic sequence) — protein MKGFLFLLFTISLLVMIQIQTGVLGNRTTTKKPKGGAPALSSLGSGGILLFLTNVLIQLFHLS, from the exons ATGAAaggcttcctcttcctcctaTTCACCATCAGCCTCCTGGTTATGATTCAG ATACAAACTGGAGTCTTGGGAAACCGAACCACCACCAAGAAACCCAAGGGTGGAGCCCCAGCCCTCAGCGGCCTGGGCAGCGGCGGCATCCTTCTCTTTTTGACCAATGTCCTCATCCAGCTCTTCCACCTCAGCTGA